From Bacillus basilensis, a single genomic window includes:
- a CDS encoding iron-hydroxamate ABC transporter substrate-binding protein, with protein sequence MNKKLFTLGMVTVLSVGLAACNSADKTSGEKTQQTKASETKKDEKRKITYLGKEYTVPAKVDKIATASLESMEDAAVLGIKPVGAITVGGKLPKYLEKDLEGAKSVGEKMQPNFETLLQLKPDVITSSTKFPAETAEKFTKVAPTFPVSHVSTDWEDNLKLMGELTGKKDKAEKIIKDYNADAEKAKAKLGDKLKDKKVLVIRLRANELFLYPEGVYFNPVIYKDLGLTAPEQLKTVKAQEKISFEKLAELNPDYIFLQYETTENKNPKVLEEIESNPIWQSMNAAKEKKVFVNVVDPMAQGGTAWSKTAFLKEAVKNLSK encoded by the coding sequence ATGAATAAGAAGTTATTTACATTAGGGATGGTTACAGTTTTAAGTGTAGGACTAGCAGCATGTAATAGTGCGGATAAGACTTCAGGAGAAAAAACACAACAGACAAAGGCTAGTGAGACGAAAAAAGACGAAAAACGAAAAATTACATACTTAGGTAAAGAATATACAGTACCAGCAAAAGTAGATAAAATTGCGACAGCTAGTTTAGAGTCAATGGAAGATGCAGCGGTACTTGGAATTAAACCAGTAGGTGCGATTACTGTAGGTGGAAAATTACCAAAGTATCTTGAGAAAGATTTAGAAGGTGCGAAATCTGTTGGTGAGAAAATGCAACCAAATTTCGAAACATTACTTCAATTAAAACCAGATGTTATTACATCAAGTACGAAATTCCCAGCAGAAACAGCTGAAAAGTTTACGAAAGTAGCTCCGACATTCCCGGTATCACACGTTTCAACAGATTGGGAAGATAACTTAAAGTTAATGGGAGAATTAACTGGTAAAAAAGATAAAGCAGAAAAAATTATTAAAGATTACAATGCGGATGCTGAAAAAGCAAAAGCAAAACTAGGAGATAAGTTAAAAGACAAAAAAGTACTTGTCATTAGACTAAGAGCAAATGAATTATTCCTATATCCAGAAGGAGTGTACTTCAACCCTGTAATTTATAAAGATCTTGGATTAACTGCTCCAGAACAATTGAAAACAGTAAAAGCACAAGAGAAAATCTCATTTGAAAAACTTGCTGAACTTAACCCAGATTATATTTTCTTACAATATGAGACAACTGAAAATAAAAACCCGAAAGTGCTAGAAGAAATTGAAAGCAATCCAATTTGGCAAAGTATGAATGCTGCGAAAGAAAAGAAAGTATTTGTAAACGTTGTGGACCCAATGGCACAAGGTGGTACAGCTTGGAGTAAAACAGCATTCTTAAAAGAAGCAGTGAAAAATTTATCTAAATAA
- a CDS encoding methylated-DNA--[protein]-cysteine S-methyltransferase → MNSYKNNYIYWTLLTHKNWHFHIAATENGLCFIGSQNENFEELNIWASKKLPHHILIHSPDYLQIYTKEIIEYLENKRETFTFPIDAYGTDFQLSVWNTVREIPYGNTYSYTEIAERIQKPKAVRAVASAIAANPLLITIPCHRVIGKNGKLTGFRGGLEMKKELLALEKLQVEFI, encoded by the coding sequence ATGAATTCCTACAAAAATAATTATATATATTGGACACTACTTACACATAAAAATTGGCATTTTCATATTGCTGCGACTGAAAATGGACTATGTTTCATTGGATCACAAAATGAAAACTTTGAAGAATTAAATATATGGGCTAGCAAAAAACTACCCCATCATATATTGATCCATAGTCCAGATTACTTGCAAATATATACGAAAGAAATTATCGAGTATTTAGAAAACAAGCGAGAAACTTTTACATTCCCTATCGATGCTTACGGAACTGACTTTCAATTATCTGTTTGGAATACGGTACGTGAAATTCCTTATGGAAACACATATTCTTATACAGAAATTGCCGAAAGAATTCAAAAACCTAAAGCTGTACGTGCCGTTGCTTCTGCTATTGCTGCCAACCCTCTTCTCATTACAATTCCTTGTCATCGTGTTATCGGGAAGAATGGTAAACTAACTGGTTTTAGAGGGGGATTAGAAATGAAGAAAGAATTGCTTGCATTAGAAAAGTTACAGGTGGAATTCATATGA
- a CDS encoding exodeoxyribonuclease III translates to MKFISWNVNGLRAVIAKGGFLEYLEESNADIFCLQEIKLQDGQIDLNPEGYYTYWNYAVKKGYSGTAIFTKKEPLSVTYGLGIEEHDQEGRVITLEFEGFYIITLYTPNSKRGLERLDYRMKWEDDFRAYIKRLDEKKPVIFCGDLNVAHKEIDLKNPKSNRKNPGFSDEEREKFTCILEEGFIDTYRYLYPDQEGAYSWWSYRMGARAKNIGWRLDYFVVSERMKDQITEAKINSEVMGSDHCPVELHINF, encoded by the coding sequence ATGAAGTTCATTTCATGGAATGTAAATGGTTTACGTGCAGTTATCGCAAAAGGTGGATTTTTAGAATATCTCGAGGAATCTAATGCAGATATATTTTGTTTACAAGAGATTAAATTACAAGATGGGCAAATCGATTTAAATCCAGAGGGATATTATACATATTGGAATTATGCTGTGAAAAAAGGCTATTCAGGAACGGCTATTTTCACGAAAAAAGAACCGCTTTCTGTTACTTATGGTTTGGGCATTGAAGAGCATGATCAAGAAGGACGAGTTATTACTTTAGAGTTCGAAGGTTTTTACATAATTACGTTATATACACCAAATTCAAAACGAGGATTAGAACGATTAGATTACAGAATGAAATGGGAAGATGATTTCCGGGCGTATATTAAACGATTAGATGAGAAAAAACCAGTTATTTTTTGCGGAGACTTAAACGTTGCTCATAAAGAAATAGATTTGAAAAATCCAAAAAGTAATCGTAAAAATCCTGGGTTTTCTGATGAAGAAAGAGAGAAGTTTACATGTATTTTAGAAGAAGGATTTATTGATACGTATCGTTATCTATATCCTGATCAGGAAGGCGCATATTCGTGGTGGTCGTATCGAATGGGAGCGAGAGCAAAAAATATTGGATGGCGTTTAGATTATTTTGTTGTTTCCGAAAGAATGAAAGACCAAATAACAGAGGCGAAAATTAATAGTGAAGTAATGGGATCAGACCATTGCCCAGTTGAATTACATATAAATTTCTAA
- a CDS encoding bifunctional transcriptional activator/DNA repair enzyme AdaA translates to MHNEGFTLTSEHWQAIIHNDSSYDNKFFYAVKSTGIFCRPSCKSRIPNKNNVRIFLHANQALSENFRPCKRCKPNGLTLPNEEWVEQIKNYIEKHFEELLTLDILAEMCHGSPFHLQRTFKKMTGISPIEYIQQFRIVKAEEYLSNTNQSIKEISTAVGIENPEYFATLFKKKTGFTPTEYRKKNEMKEGYNNEFLQK, encoded by the coding sequence TTGCACAATGAAGGGTTTACGTTAACAAGTGAGCATTGGCAAGCAATTATTCATAATGATTCTTCCTATGATAACAAATTCTTTTATGCCGTGAAATCAACCGGAATCTTTTGCAGGCCGTCATGCAAATCAAGAATACCGAATAAAAACAATGTACGAATTTTTCTTCATGCAAATCAAGCATTAAGTGAAAACTTTCGCCCGTGCAAACGTTGTAAACCAAATGGGCTCACTTTACCTAATGAAGAGTGGGTAGAACAAATTAAAAATTATATTGAAAAGCACTTTGAAGAATTACTAACTCTCGACATACTTGCGGAAATGTGCCATGGTAGCCCCTTTCATTTACAACGTACTTTCAAAAAAATGACAGGAATAAGTCCAATAGAATATATACAACAATTCAGGATTGTTAAAGCAGAAGAATATCTATCAAATACAAATCAATCTATTAAAGAAATTAGTACTGCTGTCGGGATAGAAAACCCGGAGTATTTCGCAACTTTATTTAAAAAGAAAACCGGATTTACTCCTACTGAATATCGAAAAAAGAACGAAATGAAAGAGGGATACAATAATGAATTCCTACAAAAATAA